The DNA segment GTTCaacaatttaacatttttttgcaaaacgaaGAAAGTCGCGGAAAAGGACAAAgttacacactcacacacccggGGTACGCAAGCGGATGGTCCAGGGAAGAGTGGACGCACAGCGTCTCCGATCGATCGTCAGCGAACGAACCACAGAACCACTTGAACCAGCCATAATAGGAGATGATATATGTAGTCCCGCGGCGGGGTATCGTTGTTAATGTTTGTATTCTCTatattggaatattttttcctcccacattttccactgcaaatGTATGCCTGGGGGTCGTACCGGAAAGAGGGCGGGCGAGTGTTTCACAAGATCggatgtgtgtgggtgtgcggcATACAAGCTTTATCTTTTATTATTCGAACTATTTTCTGTTGTTTATTATACCTCTTCCAGTTACGTTATTTCCTGCGTTATGTTTAAGCTTTATCTTATATTTCATTTAGCAAGGCTTAAGTTGTTGAGGTATGAAGGTATAATTTTTCAGGGTTTAGGGGTAGTTTAAGCATTGTTACATTCGATGATGttcacgctcacacacacacacactctcaaaacacacacaatcctcCAACAGATGCCAACCAGTCTCGGTGTAGATGCTATTTTGGTAGCCTTAGCGCAAGGAACCATGTACCAGGCGGTGTTAGAGAGTGCACACAGCAGGATGTGTGGAGTAAACTTTGTATCTACTTCTCAGtatcacttttagtctagtcaCTGCCGCGGAACTATTTTGCACAATTAGCCAGCCACCACTTTTGAACCGATCAAAACGTGTGTGATTTCCTTTCAGCGTTTGCCATTAATGAATTCATTGCAAAGCCACACTCTCACTCCGTTATACAGTTAGTTTGATGAAATCATCAATCATTAGAAAAACGTTTAAAGAAGCAGGGAAACATTACTCTTTTGTGCATTTTATTTCGCATTATTTCGATATAGAGCTATATACTCACTGTTCGGGTGGAAGTTGCGAGCGTGTGTAACACCTTAAAGTAAAACCCATTCTCCATCCATTGACTTGGCCTATTTCCGGTAAAATCCGTAAATCCGAACGGTAAACTCGATACTTAGCAAATGAGGATAGACAGGCTTGCTTGCGGAGCTTGCACAAGCGCATGAGAAATGCATTTTTGTATGTACACACAAGTTCGCGTAAATCGTAACCATACTCTACTCTAGCGAACCTAtagatttcatttcaaataattaTATAATTAACGAGATGTCGCTAAACGGCGTATACTTTCCTCTCCCAGTGTTCGAAATGTAcctttttctccctttcaaaaacaaaaaacaaaacaaaaaccgaacgAGATACACAACACAGTTCATCATACACACTTTGTACGAGTAGCTCTGCTATAACAGATGATTTATATGGGCGTCTCCTGCGGGTGGCGTGAAAAATGTGCATAAAGTAACAATTATAGCAACAATTACGAATGCTAACTTTAAACCAATGCAACCCCACATAGAACAACCGAGAATCGTATATGCACAGCAAAGATAAAGATTAGATGTATTTGACCCAACCCCAACACTCCAAACATGGAATGGAAAACACTCCAAAGGTGCGAAAACACattaacaagaaaaaaaaaacatgatatatattttgtattgtaGTTCGGCTTTTTGCGTGTCACGATCGTCCGAGtgtaaagcagcagcaacaacaacatgaaGAATATATGTAGGACGAATGGGAGTATAACATCGTAATACtgtggaaataaaaacatacgaaaacaaagcaaaaaacataTTGATGTTGTAAGTgagaaagaaaatatttaaacattgGATGAACAATTTTGATcgttatttcaaatgaaatgaaaacaataacgaaTTGCTGGACAATGTTCCGGTACGGATAAATCCTCCcatcaacagatggcgccaccagctttttttctatttttagaatgcatcagTCGCTTAGCATCTGCTAAGCGAGGTCTTTTTAGATTCCTTTTCTGTTGAGAGATTGAGTCGTTTAGatcccgtttagtggtcgtttagtggatttgtggcacttgggtgtGATGCAGCATCCGatacaaaatgtaaacaaaagaaCTGGACGAGGCAATTGTCAAACCGAGCCTTCTTCTACTTTTATTTGTCAATTCCCTAGGCATGCATCAACCTGTATCCTATATGAACTTTGGGTAGGTCcaccagcattatccggagtcgttcggaatcgtgcggaattgcccggaatcgtccaagtcattcggagtcgtttgcaTTTACATgcatatttcattattttttattttcaaattttgccggattcggaatcggactcacaatagccggagtcggaatcggagtcgtgggtgcactctaaagagcacatcactagtccGATTGTCATTTGGGCTTCTTGCTTTGACTTGTCAGTTCCTATGGGATGCACAGCCAGCTGATCCAAGCCGGCGTCCAACGTTTAAAACGAAATGACCCGCGAAAGGTGAGTTCTATCGTGCAAGTGGATGAATTTCGGTTAAAATTTACTTGTCCGCTTTAGACAAAATGCTGGAAAGAAGACATTTTCTGCAGAGCACAATCAACTCCTGGTGCTGAAGCTGGTGGAACACATCGACGATCCTTGCAGCGAGCAAGAACGATGGGAAAACATTGCCGAAGAAATTATGGTACACGGCCCTACACATAGTTTGCCATGAGCGACCGTTTCACCTGCTAACTAATTTGTCTCGTTGCTTTACAGTTTGAAACGGGCGAAAACTATCCCTGGAGAACAGTACGCATGCATTATAAACAACGAATTGTAAGCCATCTGAAAGAATACACTGATGATCAGCGAATGATCGATCGGCTCCAGTACCCGTTTCTCGACCGAGTGTACAAATTGCGCGTGCAGTATCAGGTCTCCGCGTTGGTCCTCCAGGATCCCGCCATTATAGCGCGCAACAAGCTAATCATCAAGTACGAAATCGATCCACGATTCGACGCGGATGTGGTGAAAGTGTTCAAGCGCTACCACACGTCCAGCATGCAGATATGCATAAACGTGCAAGATCCCGCGTATGAGCTGTCGGAACGTTGGCAAAAGTTTCTGCTCAAACCGACCAAGTCAAGACACCGGCTAAAGATGGCAATGTGCGGTGATTTATGGTTTTCAAAGTTTCCTGCTTATATGAATAGGACGGTACGAAAAGCACCCGTAGCTGTCACACAACAATCGTCGCAGGAATCTTGCTCGTCATCGGTGATACTGCTGGACAATGTTCCGGTACGGATAGAGGTTAGCATTGGTGGTGTGTGGTTGGGTTTGGGATGTTACTTCACtttcttgtttgctttgttttaggAATGTACTTCACCAGCTCCTCCTGCACCGTTTTCACCTCGCCAACTGTTGAGCTTTGAGTCGTTGGACTGTGATACACTGGTGCTGCAGATGTTGGATATACATGGAAATGTAATGTAATTGGACGCTGTGGATTATAGAATATTCAATGTATTTTGTTCGATTTCAGATGAATGATTCTCCCGAATCGGTTCAGGGCAATGGTAACGTGGATAAACCAATTGATGCGAATGTCCCTCCACCATCGACACATCCTAGCGATAGCAGCGTATCCACGTCTGAAGAACCACAGGAGACTTTCTATCCTATGCCAGATGTAAGTAGCAGTATTTGAACTTCACTCCAGTTTGTCTGAccttatttttcctttctttcagTGTGTGTTCGATTCAACGGACAGTGAAGACGAAGATGAAGATGTAAGttgcatttcatttgtaaatCTTGTTTAAAATTGTTCAAACGATTTAGGAAAgcattttttaatcaaaaatagatgCGGAATAAATCCCACGAACCAGTTCTCCATGGCAACGCGGATAAATCTGTACCAATTGATGCGAATGTCCCTCTGCCATCGACACATCCTAGCGATGGCGATGTATCCTCGTCTGAAGAACTACAGGAGAGTTTCTGTCCTATGCCAGATGTAAGCCGCACTAATTGAACTTCATTCCAGTTTGTCTGATCTTAAATTTACTTCATTTCAGTGTGTGTTCGATTCAACTGACAGTGAACAAGAAGATGAAGATGTAAGTGGCTTttcatttgttcattttgtATAACATTGTTCAAGCAATTTAGGaaagattatttttaaatcaacaATAGATGCGGAATGAATCTCACGAACCAGTTGCCAATGGCAACGTAGATAAATCCGTCCCGATTGATTCCGATGTCCCTCCGCCATCGACACACCCAAGCGATGGCAGTGTATCCTCGTCTGAAGAACTACAGGAGAGTTTCGTTCGGATGCCAGATGTAAGCAGAAGTGTTTTCACATTATTCGAGTATGACTGACCttattttccctcttttcagtgtgtgtttgattcaacagacagtgaagaagaagatgaagatgtAAGTTGCTTTTCATTTGTACATCGAATTAAGTGATTCAAACGATTTAGAAagactttttttaaatcaacaaTAGATGCGGACTGAATCTCACGAACCAGTTGTCAATGGCAACGTGGATGAACCTGTCCCGAATGGTGCGAATGTTCCTCCGCCCTCGACACATCCTAGCGATGGCAATGTATCCCCGTCTAAAGAACAAGCGGATAGTTCGCATCGCATATCAGATGTAAGTATACAGTTATGGTGGCTTCTATATTTCAATTTGAATTTGTACATATACTGTCTTTCAGTGTGTGTTGGATTCAACAGATATTGAATCCGCGGGGGAAGAGcaacaggaaaaaaatgtaagTTACTCTTTCCCTATTTGTGCCATTACGAGAAAGAATCCATCATTAACCCTcattaaatgtttcattttttacaaaacTGTATAATTTAGCTTCCAAAACCGCGATCCAGCACGGCATCAAGTATTGAAAGTGATACAAACTCAGTTAGAACGGTAATATTTAACGGAACGGCGGCTTCTCCTGTACGTATGCAGCGCGGCAGGTTTAAAAAACCCGCTTGTTTACTTTCTCAAAGCATGTCTGTGTAACAAGTCCGTTTCCCTTTCTTGCAGAACACAGAACACCACAGTTCGGGCAATGATGATAGGCAAACTGAACCGGCGCTTCCGGCCGCTCCACTACCGAACCGCATTGATATAACCACTCTCTTCCAATATGAGGCGGTACTGGGACCACATCttaagaggaagaaaaacgtGTACGACTCGATACGCAGCTGGATGCCGCTGCTATTTATTAAACCTACCGATTCGTACGTGCCAGCGGTGTCGTTGTTCGCCAAGCTCACCCTACTGCAGCGAATAGCGACAGACATGAACCTTATTCTAAACCCAACCGTCCGTGTTGAGGATCTTATGCCGATCATTTTGCGTATTTTGTGCGGTGCGCGTGAATCGCAATAGAGATCACTCTTTGCTGTTGATGTTTATAGTCCTGCACCAAGTTCAGCGAAttgtaaaatgaaaaactgTTACAAGGTTTACATGTTATCACAATCATCAtcgtcgatttttttttattgtggatAGGTTAACTCCTCCTAGGGAGCAACATTATCGAGAATCGTGATGAGCCCGCAGGCAATCCGCGCACCGACCGTGTCCTCCTCGCCCTGGAAGGAGATCGGGTTGTTAATGGACAGGTCCGGAAACCGGTAGACCTCGGACGGTTTCTCGTGTATCACGATCGAGCGCCCGACGATGCCCGCAAACCCGAACAGATTGATGTACGGGCTGTGGAAGTCGATCATCGCGTTGCCGTCCTCCTTTACCTCGATGTTACCGATCTGTAGGGAAGGACGGAATAATTCAATCACGCAAACATTATAATTCACTTCCACCGTCATTCCCTTGAGGAAGGGGACTGTGATATGCCTTACAATGCTGCTGCGAAAGTGCGGTCCGGTCGATTTGCATCCCTCGCGCATATCGCCGAACGCGTGCACATGGACGGCGTGCTTCCCCACCGGCAGCCCCGTAACATTGATCGCCGTCTGCACGTGACCCGGTGCCCACTGGCGGAAGGAAATCGTTCCCATGATCTGCTGCTCCGGATTGTCCGCTACCAGTGTTGCGCCCACCTTCCACGAAGGTtccggctggtggtggtggcggtgatgggaaggaaaaacaaaacggaaacaaagggaagaaaaggaaagttGAGAAAAAAGGTTAACTACAACGCAGCGAGCCGATTCGTTCGATTCACTCGTATTTGCATACGGTGGCCGTCATCTTCGTTTGGGAAAATGCATTCTCACGCAATTTGTGCGTTAGATGCACGCACTGCTTACAGGGTGGGTGCGCACATTACGTCTTCACGATGATTTACACACGCTGATATGGAATTGCTCACCGAACATCTCCCGTGATGGAATAATTAATTCTAGGCGAGAACGTGCAACACAAGCAAGTAGGCGTTGCAACAATGAGTACCACACCATACATACGTTGTGCGCAGTTTAAGTTACACGATGTTAACACGAGTTTTTGCGTTCAAAATTCGTTCAACGTCAGTGTGTGGTACCTTTGAATAGATAGTAACGATTTTAATCAAATGCTTCTCAattgagagttttttttttttggaaaagacAACGCCATATCACGTCAATACCAGAAGACAACAATTAAGAGCAGTTATAGCATTAGTTTTACTTTGTTGCAAGTATTTAAACTCGAAAGTTGCTATAAAGTGTTTTGGTTGGAATCTTATGTCACAAGATAACCACTGGCCCTGTGATTTTAAATAGATTCTCCATTATTCCAATTGTTCATCACTTGGTGATCCTTAATTCATACTACATCACGTGTCTTTGAGCTCATTCCGATTAACTTAGTTACTGATTTCACATCACATCTCTTTGTAGAACGTAAATCCAAACGAACACACTACAGCCTACTTGGAGCAACTTACTCTGGGAAGGATTTCGAAACCACGGAAACCGCCAGGTCCTAGCGGGATGCCACTGGCGGTACCGCCCGGTCCCAGCCCAACAGTTGGATCGATAAACTCCACATCATCCGTAAGCCGTCCAACGATCGCCGACTGGCCAGTAACCGAACTCAAACCACAGAGTCCAACCACCAGACAGAGTGTTCCAACTACGGCAGGACACCTTCGCATGGTTGTCGTCCGGATTACTTGCTTGCCAACGATGGAGAtgaaaacgcacacacacacacagaaccgTCGTCGTCGGAACTACTTCGCGGAAAGGTACACTCTCAAACGCTACCAAACTACAACTAATCGTTGCTGGCCCGTTGGAGGTAAGATTTATTGTGATTAGAACGCATCGTGATGGGAGAAgccacaccacacaagcaccgTCGTGCGGAAGGTGCATCACACCGCTTGCAACGTGCATTAGCAGCTAGTAGAAAGGTCGTTTCGCGCACATGGGGGAAGTGGCTGGAAATGCTCACGGGTAATTATCGGGCTCCCGGCATAAGACAGACAGGGCGCAGAGAACAATCAAAACGGCGGTGATGCGTGAGGCACAAGACGCATTGCGTACTACTACGCCCTATGCCAACTACGTTCGTTTTCCGcggaggggggaggaggaagACGTTGCAATAGAACTGCTATTAAGAAGCGCTGCCTACTAGACGTGCTTGGGCTGCGGTTTTTGGGCTCTTCCGATAAATCATGTCCTTTACTGAGAAtgtcaaaaaaagaagacattcCAGTGTAGGAAcaattccatttccatttccaaacGCGTGTAAAGGTGAGGAAAAACAGGGCGGGTATAGTGGCACTACTCAGCCTGCTTGCTGTGTATGATTAGTGCTTGGACCTCGCCACATGATTGCATGTTTGCGCAATGAGTCAGGCCCGGGTGGGAACCCCGCAACCAACGAAGGTCTTTCTCCTACTCATACTAAACCCGCTGTCTCTTTAGGTCATCGGTTACGGATGATGGATGATAGTTCATGCACATCGTTCAGAACCGATGCACCTTTTTGTTGTGCATAGTGCAGTACTTGACCTACACGCCAACAGTATTTGGGGATGCGCAATTTTGAGTGATGTATGGGAAGTGCATTTTCCACCCGTTCTAAGGTTCTTCTCGTTGGTTCCCAAATAATATGAATAAGTAATTGACGAAGATTTGAATGCTTATTACACAAAGGTATCGATGTTTTGCCTTCGTATTTAATAAGTAAAGCAGCTTTGAGTAAACAGACGCGCCAccatttgctttctttctcacGCCAATCGGTGAGAAACTACCCATTTTCCAAATTATATCTTTCTTCGGTCTTCAAACGATGAAGAGCTTCATGAAGGAGGATTCTCTTTGGGATATTGTATAAAAGGCACCATCCAAAGCATTAGGCAACGTTAGTGGTGCAAAGTCGTTGAAGGATCTTACAATTACTCCAATGGACAAATTTCCATATCTTCAACTTCTTGTACAAAGTTTAATAGTGCTGAAGGTGCTAACCGTTAGCAATGGTACTCCTCAAGCAACTGCTGTTAACCCGTTGTCCCCTCAAACGCAAACTGATCAACGAATTGCCGCCGTAAGAGATCTATTAGTACATCTGGACCGGGCCCACCAGCTGCTCGTGCTGACCTGCTGGTCACCCTCCGTTCGGTATGCGCTTTGGCAAAGCGTACGAGAATCAACTGCCACCTCGCACCGGGGAACCGCTTCCGTTCGCTTCGCTCCAATCGATCAGCGCCATCTTCCCTGGCACGATCCTAATCAGCATCAAATCGTGATCGTACTCGATCTATCCTGCCCCGGCACGGATCAATTGCTCGAAAGTGCACGGCAGCTGCTTTACTACCGCGTACGGTGGATCGTGTTCCGAAGCAGCATTGAGCATCCGGGAGGATCTGTGCGGGGTTGGAGCAATTGTAGCGAGTATTCGGTGCTCGATCGGCTACCGTTGCTGGTCAGCAATGAACTGTTTTACTTTTGCACGGAAACGAGCACCGGTCAGCATCTGGTTAGGCAACAGTATCGTCTGGCGGCGAGGTCGGCGAGCTCTTC comes from the Anopheles coluzzii chromosome 2, AcolN3, whole genome shotgun sequence genome and includes:
- the LOC120953888 gene encoding uncharacterized protein LOC120953888 isoform X1, which translates into the protein MTRERQNAGKKTFSAEHNQLLVLKLVEHIDDPCSEQERWENIAEEIMFETGENYPWRTVRMHYKQRIVSHLKEYTDDQRMIDRLQYPFLDRVYKLRVQYQVSALVLQDPAIIARNKLIIKYEIDPRFDADVVKVFKRYHTSSMQICINVQDPAYELSERWQKFLLKPTKSRHRLKMAMCGDLWFSKFPAYMNRTVRKAPVAVTQQSSQESCSSSVILLDNVPVRIEECTSPAPPAPFSPRQLLSFESLDCDTLVLQMLDIHGNMNDSPESVQGNGNVDKPIDANVPPPSTHPSDSSVSTSEEPQETFYPMPDCVFDSTDSEDEDEDMRNKSHEPVLHGNADKSVPIDANVPLPSTHPSDGDVSSSEELQESFCPMPDCVFDSTDSEQEDEDMRNESHEPVANGNVDKSVPIDSDVPPPSTHPSDGSVSSSEELQESFVRMPDCVFDSTDSEEEDEDMRTESHEPVVNGNVDEPVPNGANVPPPSTHPSDGNVSPSKEQADSSHRISDCVLDSTDIESAGEEQQEKNLPKPRSSTASSIESDTNSVRTVIFNGTAASPNTEHHSSGNDDRQTEPALPAAPLPNRIDITTLFQYEAVLGPHLKRKKNVYDSIRSWMPLLFIKPTDSYVPAVSLFAKLTLLQRIATDMNLILNPTVRVEDLMPIILRILCGARESQ
- the LOC120953888 gene encoding uncharacterized protein LOC120953888 isoform X2, whose product is MTRERQNAGKKTFSAEHNQLLVLKLVEHIDDPCSEQERWENIAEEIMFETGENYPWRTVRMHYKQRIVSHLKEYTDDQRMIDRLQYPFLDRVYKLRVQYQVSALVLQDPAIIARNKLIIKYEIDPRFDADVVKVFKRYHTSSMQICINVQDPAYELSERWQKFLLKPTKSRHRLKMAMCGDLWFSKFPAYMNRTVRKAPVAVTQQSSQESCSSSVILLDNVPVRIEECTSPAPPAPFSPRQLLSFESLDCDTLVLQMLDIHGNMNDSPESVQGNGNVDKPIDANVPPPSTHPSDSSVSTSEEPQETFYPMPDCVFDSTDSEDEDEDMRNKSHEPVLHGNADKSVPIDANVPLPSTHPSDGDVSSSEELQESFCPMPDCVFDSTDSEQEDEDMRTESHEPVVNGNVDEPVPNGANVPPPSTHPSDGNVSPSKEQADSSHRISDCVLDSTDIESAGEEQQEKNLPKPRSSTASSIESDTNSVRTVIFNGTAASPNTEHHSSGNDDRQTEPALPAAPLPNRIDITTLFQYEAVLGPHLKRKKNVYDSIRSWMPLLFIKPTDSYVPAVSLFAKLTLLQRIATDMNLILNPTVRVEDLMPIILRILCGARESQ
- the LOC120953888 gene encoding uncharacterized protein LOC120953888 isoform X3; the protein is MTRERQNAGKKTFSAEHNQLLVLKLVEHIDDPCSEQERWENIAEEIMFETGENYPWRTVRMHYKQRIVSHLKEYTDDQRMIDRLQYPFLDRVYKLRVQYQVSALVLQDPAIIARNKLIIKYEIDPRFDADVVKVFKRYHTSSMQICINVQDPAYELSERWQKFLLKPTKSRHRLKMAMCGDLWFSKFPAYMNRTVRKAPVAVTQQSSQESCSSSVILLDNVPVRIEECTSPAPPAPFSPRQLLSFESLDCDTLVLQMLDIHGNMNDSPESVQGNGNVDKPIDANVPPPSTHPSDSSVSTSEEPQETFYPMPDCVFDSTDSEDEDEDMRNESHEPVANGNVDKSVPIDSDVPPPSTHPSDGSVSSSEELQESFVRMPDCVFDSTDSEEEDEDMRTESHEPVVNGNVDEPVPNGANVPPPSTHPSDGNVSPSKEQADSSHRISDCVLDSTDIESAGEEQQEKNLPKPRSSTASSIESDTNSVRTVIFNGTAASPNTEHHSSGNDDRQTEPALPAAPLPNRIDITTLFQYEAVLGPHLKRKKNVYDSIRSWMPLLFIKPTDSYVPAVSLFAKLTLLQRIATDMNLILNPTVRVEDLMPIILRILCGARESQ
- the LOC120953888 gene encoding uncharacterized protein LOC120953888 isoform X4, whose protein sequence is MTRERQNAGKKTFSAEHNQLLVLKLVEHIDDPCSEQERWENIAEEIMFETGENYPWRTVRMHYKQRIVSHLKEYTDDQRMIDRLQYPFLDRVYKLRVQYQVSALVLQDPAIIARNKLIIKYEIDPRFDADVVKVFKRYHTSSMQICINVQDPAYELSERWQKFLLKPTKSRHRLKMAMCGDLWFSKFPAYMNRTVRKAPVAVTQQSSQESCSSSVILLDNVPVRIEECTSPAPPAPFSPRQLLSFESLDCDTLVLQMLDIHGNMNDSPESVQGNGNVDKPIDANVPPPSTHPSDSSVSTSEEPQETFYPMPDCVFDSTDSEQEDEDMRNESHEPVANGNVDKSVPIDSDVPPPSTHPSDGSVSSSEELQESFVRMPDCVFDSTDSEEEDEDMRTESHEPVVNGNVDEPVPNGANVPPPSTHPSDGNVSPSKEQADSSHRISDCVLDSTDIESAGEEQQEKNLPKPRSSTASSIESDTNSVRTVIFNGTAASPNTEHHSSGNDDRQTEPALPAAPLPNRIDITTLFQYEAVLGPHLKRKKNVYDSIRSWMPLLFIKPTDSYVPAVSLFAKLTLLQRIATDMNLILNPTVRVEDLMPIILRILCGARESQ
- the LOC120953888 gene encoding uncharacterized protein LOC120953888 isoform X5 gives rise to the protein MTRERQNAGKKTFSAEHNQLLVLKLVEHIDDPCSEQERWENIAEEIMFETGENYPWRTVRMHYKQRIVSHLKEYTDDQRMIDRLQYPFLDRVYKLRVQYQVSALVLQDPAIIARNKLIIKYEIDPRFDADVVKVFKRYHTSSMQICINVQDPAYELSERWQKFLLKPTKSRHRLKMAMCGDLWFSKFPAYMNRTVRKAPVAVTQQSSQESCSSSVILLDNVPVRIEECTSPAPPAPFSPRQLLSFESLDCDTLVLQMLDIHGNMNDSPESVQGNGNVDKPIDANVPPPSTHPSDSSVSTSEEPQETFYPMPDCVFDSTDSEDEDEDMRTESHEPVVNGNVDEPVPNGANVPPPSTHPSDGNVSPSKEQADSSHRISDCVLDSTDIESAGEEQQEKNLPKPRSSTASSIESDTNSVRTVIFNGTAASPNTEHHSSGNDDRQTEPALPAAPLPNRIDITTLFQYEAVLGPHLKRKKNVYDSIRSWMPLLFIKPTDSYVPAVSLFAKLTLLQRIATDMNLILNPTVRVEDLMPIILRILCGARESQ
- the LOC120953894 gene encoding superoxide dismutase [Cu-Zn] isoform X2, translating into MTATPEPSWKVGATLVADNPEQQIMGTISFRQWAPGHVQTAINVTGLPVGKHAVHVHAFGDMREGCKSTGPHFRSSIIGNIEVKEDGNAMIDFHSPYINLFGFAGIVGRSIVIHEKPSEVYRFPDLSINNPISFQGEEDTVGARIACGLITILDNVAP
- the LOC120953894 gene encoding superoxide dismutase [Cu-Zn] isoform X1; the protein is MRRCPAVVGTLCLVVGLCGLSSVTGQSAIVGRLTDDVEFIDPTVGLGPGGTASGIPLGPGGFRGFEILPRPEPSWKVGATLVADNPEQQIMGTISFRQWAPGHVQTAINVTGLPVGKHAVHVHAFGDMREGCKSTGPHFRSSIIGNIEVKEDGNAMIDFHSPYINLFGFAGIVGRSIVIHEKPSEVYRFPDLSINNPISFQGEEDTVGARIACGLITILDNVAP